A window from Kovacikia minuta CCNUW1 encodes these proteins:
- a CDS encoding late competence development ComFB family protein, whose translation MSIEKIVEQALQDGYLTPAMEAEVGRICDTASELSIEEYMALDRLMGALLTGEVVAVPRKQFINVMEELVLTEAIARVAEIEATSDRTLDLGDIAAYALNRLPPLYATTEEGATYQRQRAKEELQGLIAQQVGEALARNLDRPEFFPDRLPLGKNSGDEVLTQVSALLQAYAPNFEAHAEPSN comes from the coding sequence ATGAGTATTGAGAAAATCGTGGAGCAGGCACTCCAGGATGGTTACCTGACTCCAGCGATGGAAGCAGAGGTGGGGCGGATTTGTGATACTGCATCAGAGCTTTCGATCGAAGAGTATATGGCTCTGGATCGGTTGATGGGCGCATTGTTGACCGGGGAAGTTGTAGCAGTGCCCCGGAAACAGTTTATTAATGTGATGGAAGAATTAGTACTGACCGAGGCAATCGCTCGTGTTGCAGAAATCGAAGCAACCAGCGATCGTACCCTCGACTTGGGCGATATTGCTGCCTATGCACTTAACCGTCTCCCCCCCCTCTATGCCACTACTGAGGAAGGCGCAACCTACCAACGCCAACGGGCCAAAGAGGAACTGCAAGGGCTAATTGCACAGCAGGTGGGGGAAGCCCTTGCCCGCAATCTCGATCGTCCCGAATTCTTCCCTGATCGCCTTCCCCTGGGCAAAAACTCCGGTGATGAAGTGCTTACCCAGGTTAGTGCCCTATTACAGGCATACGCTCCCAATTTTGAGGCCCACGCAGAACCCTCAAATTAA